Proteins co-encoded in one Pseudanabaena sp. FACHB-2040 genomic window:
- a CDS encoding CHAT domain-containing protein: MSSPDFLCLRLAIAPLTTSESNHFAIWVLESPFPGGFSHHDCVWDERLSQIWQSWQEFFSLRGLPQVPHVPSAYVPQFVLEDTLNALLPPSQPAANYTSRLMQGLGLTLWQWLFSGPIEQSLERSLGMAMGQSRPLHIRLEIRDPELISLPWEIMQPQSGRPAISLGQQMLFSRSTSAVDPLPDLDPDEDLRILLVLGSDEGSSADGQSDRTPVLRLHEEAQVLKDLLEQGTSGLRRRVVDKVPCQVHTLVEPDPATMIRELETGRYNVFFYAGHGVPAPDGGLLFLRTQAPLNGTELAQVLTRCRIKLAVFNTCWGAQPDQRSQSAIPRSSLAEVLLHHGVPAVLAMRDSIADEEALSFIQAFAQALAERHPVEQAMALARQQLLTLYGFNKTPWTLPVLYMHPQFDGVILEAPRRDVTRLPGEEGQTKKFAAVRSVEDPARVWPIYGGLMHVGRLPDNDLVIPEPWVSGQHAEIFCRNVSVGGQTQATYFLRDRSRFGTYCYVEGIWQHIHQQEVALNLGAQLRFGSHEGRLLEFIIEGGGSRFS; this comes from the coding sequence ATGTCTTCTCCTGACTTTCTTTGCCTGCGCCTAGCCATTGCTCCCTTGACTACGTCTGAGTCAAATCACTTTGCTATTTGGGTGCTAGAAAGCCCTTTTCCTGGGGGATTTAGCCACCACGACTGCGTTTGGGATGAGCGGCTATCGCAAATCTGGCAGAGCTGGCAGGAGTTTTTTTCGCTGCGGGGGCTGCCTCAGGTGCCCCACGTGCCGTCTGCCTATGTGCCCCAGTTTGTCCTCGAAGACACGCTCAATGCTTTACTGCCCCCAAGCCAGCCTGCAGCCAACTACACTAGCCGCTTGATGCAGGGTCTGGGCTTGACGCTCTGGCAGTGGCTGTTTAGTGGCCCTATTGAACAGAGCCTAGAGCGCAGTCTGGGGATGGCAATGGGCCAGTCTCGTCCCCTGCATATCCGGCTAGAGATTCGAGACCCAGAACTGATTAGTTTGCCCTGGGAGATTATGCAGCCCCAGTCAGGGCGACCGGCCATCTCATTGGGCCAGCAGATGCTGTTTAGCCGCTCGACTAGCGCCGTTGACCCGCTGCCGGATCTAGATCCTGACGAAGATCTGCGGATTTTGCTGGTTTTGGGCAGTGATGAGGGCTCCAGTGCCGATGGTCAGAGCGATCGCACCCCCGTTCTGCGGCTCCATGAAGAAGCTCAGGTGCTCAAAGACCTGTTGGAGCAGGGTACCTCCGGGCTGCGGCGGCGAGTAGTCGATAAGGTGCCTTGCCAGGTGCATACCCTGGTAGAGCCTGACCCAGCCACTATGATTCGAGAACTAGAAACCGGGCGCTACAATGTTTTTTTCTATGCGGGACACGGTGTACCTGCCCCTGATGGTGGGCTGCTTTTCCTGCGGACTCAGGCTCCCCTCAATGGCACTGAGCTGGCTCAGGTTTTGACCCGCTGCCGAATAAAGCTAGCCGTGTTTAACACCTGCTGGGGAGCCCAACCAGATCAGCGTAGCCAGTCGGCTATTCCCCGCAGCAGCCTGGCCGAAGTGCTGCTGCACCACGGGGTGCCCGCTGTGCTAGCAATGCGAGACTCAATTGCCGATGAGGAGGCCCTGAGTTTTATTCAGGCGTTTGCCCAGGCTTTGGCCGAGCGGCACCCGGTAGAGCAGGCCATGGCGCTCGCACGGCAGCAGCTACTGACTCTCTACGGCTTTAATAAAACCCCCTGGACGCTGCCCGTGCTCTACATGCATCCCCAGTTTGATGGGGTGATTTTAGAAGCGCCTCGCCGCGACGTCACTCGCCTACCGGGGGAGGAAGGGCAGACCAAGAAGTTTGCTGCGGTTCGTTCCGTAGAAGATCCTGCCCGAGTCTGGCCTATCTACGGCGGTCTGATGCATGTGGGCCGCTTACCCGACAACGACTTGGTCATTCCTGAACCGTGGGTGTCGGGGCAGCATGCTGAAATTTTCTGTCGTAATGTGTCGGTAGGCGGCCAGACCCAGGCCACTTACTTTTTGCGGGACCGTTCCCGTTTTGGCACCTACTGCTATGTGGAGGGCATTTGGCAGCACATCCATCAGCAGGAAGTGGCGCTCAACCTGGGCGCACAGCTACGCTTTGGAAGCCATGAGGGGCGTCTTTTAGAATTCATTATTGAGGGCGGGGGCTCCAGGTTTTCCTGA
- the hemC gene encoding hydroxymethylbilane synthase, with amino-acid sequence MASTTPSVLSAPTRTVRIVSRKSQLALIQTHWVRDELQKHFPNFTFEVQTMETQGDKVLDVSLSKIGDKGLFTQELEDTMLRGDTDFAVHSLKDLPTRLPQGLMLGCITERENPADALVVHEKHKDKTLATLPEGAVIGTSSLRRLAQLRHHYPHLSFKDIRGNLNTRLRKLDEGGYDAIILAAAGLNRMDMSDRIHEILPSEISLHAVGQGALGIECREGDEEILALLKVLSHAPTTARCLAERAFLRELEGGCQVPIGVNTVLEGDTLTLTGVVASLDGQRLVKNAVQGSTSEAEDIGIRLARQLRAEGAQPILDEIIAANRS; translated from the coding sequence ATGGCTTCCACTACCCCGTCCGTCCTCTCCGCCCCAACCCGCACCGTCCGCATCGTCTCCCGCAAGAGTCAGCTAGCTCTAATCCAGACTCACTGGGTGAGAGACGAGCTGCAAAAGCACTTTCCTAACTTCACCTTCGAAGTGCAGACGATGGAGACGCAGGGAGACAAAGTGCTGGATGTGTCTCTCTCTAAAATTGGCGATAAGGGGCTGTTTACCCAGGAGCTAGAAGACACCATGCTCCGGGGCGATACTGATTTTGCCGTTCACTCTCTCAAAGATTTGCCCACTCGCTTGCCCCAGGGCCTGATGCTAGGCTGCATCACCGAGCGCGAAAACCCCGCCGATGCCCTGGTAGTCCACGAAAAGCACAAAGACAAAACCCTGGCAACGCTGCCCGAAGGGGCCGTGATTGGCACCTCCTCTCTGCGGCGATTGGCCCAGCTGCGGCACCACTACCCCCACCTCAGCTTTAAAGACATTCGCGGCAACCTCAATACCCGCCTGCGCAAGCTCGATGAAGGCGGCTACGATGCCATCATTCTGGCGGCAGCCGGATTGAACCGGATGGACATGAGCGATCGCATTCACGAAATTTTGCCCTCCGAAATCTCCCTGCATGCAGTGGGTCAGGGCGCATTAGGTATCGAGTGCCGGGAAGGCGATGAAGAAATTCTGGCCCTCCTGAAGGTTCTTTCCCATGCGCCGACCACCGCCCGCTGTTTGGCAGAACGAGCCTTTTTGCGGGAACTAGAAGGTGGCTGCCAGGTGCCCATCGGCGTCAATACGGTTTTAGAAGGCGATACTTTAACGCTGACCGGTGTGGTCGCTAGCCTAGACGGTCAGCGCCTCGTGAAGAACGCTGTTCAAGGCAGCACCAGCGAAGCTGAAGATATCGGTATTCGACTGGCCCGGCAACTCAGGGCAGAAGGGGCACAGCCCATTTTGGACGAGATTATAGCGGCAAACCGGTCATAG
- a CDS encoding tetratricopeptide repeat protein: MSIADLLNTGIEQARLGSFQTAIAQFDQIIHLDPSCAKAYYNRGCAYRDLQNPEAAIQDFSRAIQLSPDFVNAYINRGSTFRVLGQVEPALADFDTAIRLAPEGVKAFANRGRLRLDLENYSGAIADLTTVLLRQPRFAKMYLWRGLTYLKQGAHEALAQNRREAYQLAIADLNQALQLKPKLAEAYNYRAVAYFQLGNFYQAALDLNQALAQQADFVEAYINRGMLRHELGDYPGAIDDYTTVLELDPSLQEQAYNQTLVGLALSSPQDTLSEDKPLNLRFRLADLYDHRGTLRAQVGDLEGAIADFSLASRFNATAPRVYANRGRIFSELQRYMEAIADFDKAILLKPSYALAYCHRGYALYHVQDWTTALEDFNQAIELDPHLAEAYIGRGHTSIQLQQDAELAMNDFRKALALSWETGISKRSRLI, translated from the coding sequence ATGTCCATTGCAGATCTTTTGAATACGGGTATTGAACAGGCCCGCCTGGGCTCTTTTCAAACAGCGATTGCCCAATTTGATCAGATCATTCATCTCGATCCTAGCTGTGCCAAAGCCTACTACAACCGGGGCTGTGCCTACCGCGATCTCCAGAACCCAGAAGCGGCTATCCAAGATTTTTCTCGCGCCATTCAGCTCAGCCCTGATTTTGTCAATGCCTACATTAACCGAGGCAGCACCTTCCGAGTGCTGGGCCAAGTAGAGCCGGCCTTAGCCGACTTTGATACGGCTATTCGGTTAGCGCCTGAGGGGGTCAAAGCCTTTGCTAATCGAGGGCGACTGCGCCTAGATTTAGAAAACTATAGCGGTGCGATCGCAGATCTTACAACCGTTCTCCTGCGTCAGCCTAGGTTTGCCAAGATGTATCTCTGGCGAGGCCTAACCTACCTCAAACAGGGAGCCCATGAGGCCCTCGCCCAGAACCGCCGGGAGGCCTATCAACTGGCCATTGCCGATTTAAATCAGGCGCTCCAGCTCAAGCCCAAGCTGGCCGAAGCCTATAACTACCGCGCGGTCGCCTATTTTCAGCTGGGTAACTTTTATCAGGCGGCGCTAGATCTCAATCAGGCATTGGCCCAGCAGGCCGATTTTGTAGAAGCTTATATCAACCGGGGCATGCTGCGCCACGAACTGGGCGACTACCCAGGCGCAATCGACGACTACACAACGGTGCTCGAGCTTGACCCCAGCCTGCAGGAGCAGGCCTACAACCAGACCCTGGTGGGTCTAGCCCTGTCCAGCCCTCAAGACACCCTGAGTGAAGATAAGCCTCTAAATCTGCGCTTCCGGTTGGCCGACCTCTACGACCATCGGGGCACTCTACGGGCTCAGGTTGGCGATTTGGAAGGTGCGATCGCAGATTTTTCCCTGGCCAGCCGCTTCAATGCAACAGCCCCTCGTGTCTATGCCAACCGGGGCAGAATCTTCAGCGAACTCCAACGCTACATGGAGGCAATCGCCGACTTTGACAAAGCGATCTTACTCAAACCCAGCTACGCTCTAGCCTACTGTCATCGCGGCTACGCCCTGTATCACGTGCAAGACTGGACCACAGCCCTAGAAGATTTTAACCAAGCCATTGAACTAGACCCTCATTTGGCCGAAGCTTATATTGGTCGAGGACATACCAGCATTCAGCTACAGCAAGACGCCGAACTGGCCATGAACGACTTTCGTAAAGCCCTAGCCCTTTCCTGGGAAACCGGGATTTCCAAGCGATCACGGCTGATTTAG
- a CDS encoding YkvA family protein — translation MKNRLLGRAIENRYRNLIRHPKWRWWVILGSLLYLVSPLDFLPDIFPVIGWIDDGLIATLAITEISQFLLENRRHVGRKFTSNSSEKAEEAVIDVPSVSVA, via the coding sequence ATGAAAAACCGGCTGCTGGGTCGAGCTATTGAAAACAGGTATCGCAACCTGATTCGCCATCCTAAATGGCGCTGGTGGGTGATCTTAGGTTCCTTGCTTTATCTGGTGAGTCCGCTAGACTTTTTGCCTGATATCTTCCCGGTGATTGGCTGGATTGATGATGGCTTAATCGCCACACTTGCCATCACTGAGATCAGCCAATTTCTGCTCGAAAATCGACGCCATGTCGGGCGAAAGTTTACTTCAAACTCCTCTGAGAAGGCTGAAGAAGCTGTGATTGACGTCCCCTCAGTTTCGGTCGCCTAA
- a CDS encoding 8-oxoguanine deaminase produces the protein MSTLLVKNIHTLVTMDGQRREIRQGALWVRDRVIEQVGTTAELPQTADEVLDLQDRHVVLPGLVNTHHHFFQTLTRAVPAAQNSELFGWLQGLLPIWANLSSEAIRVSAQIAAAELMLSGCTTASDHLYIYPNGCTLDDEIEAIQEIGLRFHASRGSLSLGQSQGGLPPDAMVEQEDFILKDSQRLIEQYHDNARYAMLRVTLAPCSPFTVSQDLMRESAALARSHPGVRLHTHLAENANDVAYSLERFGLLPEDYARSVGWLGPDVWHAHCVKLDEAAIATFGQTGTGVAHCPCSNMRLASGMAPLRQMLDHKVPVGLGVDGSASNDAGHLFQEARTALLLARVREEDPAALTAREALEIATRGGARVLGRDDIGYLAAGMAADFIAVNIDSPAFAGAYADLVAALLLCRVDRVAYSFINGRKVIDQGRLTTLDLPLLVERHNRTAQALLAAAKR, from the coding sequence GTGTCCACGCTTCTGGTCAAAAACATTCACACGCTGGTGACAATGGATGGGCAGCGGCGGGAGATCCGGCAGGGGGCGCTGTGGGTACGAGATCGTGTGATTGAGCAGGTGGGTACGACGGCTGAACTGCCGCAGACCGCAGATGAGGTGTTGGACTTGCAGGATCGTCATGTGGTTCTGCCAGGGCTAGTCAACACCCATCACCATTTTTTTCAAACTCTGACGCGGGCGGTTCCGGCGGCGCAGAACTCGGAACTCTTTGGCTGGCTGCAGGGACTGCTGCCGATTTGGGCCAATCTGTCGTCAGAGGCGATTCGGGTGAGTGCTCAAATTGCGGCGGCTGAACTGATGCTGTCGGGCTGTACGACCGCCAGCGATCATCTCTATATCTATCCCAATGGCTGCACCTTGGATGACGAGATTGAGGCGATTCAGGAAATTGGGCTGCGGTTTCATGCTAGCCGGGGCAGCTTGAGCCTGGGTCAGAGTCAGGGAGGGCTGCCGCCCGATGCGATGGTGGAGCAGGAGGATTTTATTCTCAAGGACTCTCAGCGGCTGATTGAGCAATACCACGACAATGCTCGCTATGCCATGCTGCGGGTTACGCTAGCACCCTGTTCTCCCTTTACTGTTTCCCAGGACCTGATGCGGGAGTCGGCGGCGCTGGCGCGATCGCATCCAGGGGTACGCCTGCACACCCACCTGGCAGAAAATGCCAATGACGTGGCCTACAGCCTAGAGCGGTTTGGCCTGCTGCCGGAAGACTATGCTCGCTCGGTGGGCTGGCTGGGGCCGGATGTGTGGCATGCCCACTGCGTGAAGCTGGACGAGGCTGCGATCGCAACTTTTGGTCAAACCGGCACAGGCGTTGCCCACTGCCCCTGTAGCAATATGCGGTTGGCTAGCGGCATGGCCCCTCTCCGCCAAATGCTCGACCACAAAGTGCCTGTAGGGCTAGGCGTTGATGGCTCTGCTTCAAACGATGCCGGTCATCTTTTTCAGGAGGCGCGAACGGCACTGCTGTTGGCCCGCGTGCGTGAGGAAGACCCCGCTGCCTTGACTGCTCGTGAGGCCCTGGAAATCGCGACGCGGGGTGGAGCGCGAGTGCTGGGCCGAGACGACATCGGCTATCTGGCAGCAGGTATGGCCGCTGATTTTATTGCCGTGAATATCGATAGCCCAGCCTTTGCGGGGGCCTATGCTGACCTAGTGGCGGCCCTTCTACTGTGCCGGGTTGACCGGGTAGCCTACAGCTTTATCAACGGGCGCAAGGTTATCGACCAAGGCCGCCTGACTACCTTGGATCTGCCGCTGCTGGTAGAGCGGCACAATCGAACGGCACAAGCCCTGTTAGCCGCCGCCAAGCGCTGA
- a CDS encoding tetratricopeptide repeat protein, translated as MDKFLRSARARGGQSKIWWRKGLVFAGQLTLLTLLLGSLPATAQILRPEVSEPFLSDPLLDEPRDPLLPTTPVSRPLSPLERLALETGLDELNQAALAALQAGQEEVAFALWIREVRLRRLLGVPQEIAAIQRVGGYAWEAGRTQEIQLLTAQLRRVRQQVEAATPLDQRLLVEIATGFEILGEPNDAIALYRQLANLAVTAGNTVVYQAYLEKIAALESDWFQFAAAATTYRELYQLVQGQVAPLSAPYLQREIANLEQAQQFEQATVVQQELLDLYQAGQVLEVVPELQRATAQNFQTVGNLEAASRYYQAAYTNAITLEQFEVASQVIDELALVYRTLGRLDDVLYLYQQRLLVNRQVYDAYTIMENFDQLGQLYEELDQPTEAVAAFQEGLILAAHLGHRQNYFTEQIRRLAPESMITPGESLAPVEGTSEPTSDQPLPSTLPLENSGPQNSGSPADVWRQ; from the coding sequence ATGGACAAGTTTCTTCGATCTGCCCGAGCCAGAGGGGGCCAATCCAAGATCTGGTGGAGGAAGGGATTGGTCTTTGCCGGACAGCTCACCTTACTAACCCTCTTGTTGGGGTCGCTGCCCGCGACTGCTCAAATTTTGCGGCCAGAGGTGAGTGAACCCTTTCTTTCCGACCCGCTGCTAGACGAGCCGCGAGACCCGCTGCTGCCCACAACCCCCGTCAGCCGGCCGCTCAGCCCCCTGGAAAGATTGGCCCTAGAAACCGGCTTGGATGAGCTGAACCAGGCAGCGCTAGCAGCCCTACAGGCAGGGCAAGAAGAGGTCGCTTTTGCCCTCTGGATTCGGGAGGTGCGGCTGCGACGGCTACTGGGAGTACCGCAAGAGATTGCCGCGATTCAGCGAGTCGGCGGCTATGCCTGGGAGGCCGGACGGACTCAGGAAATACAGCTTCTAACGGCTCAACTTCGACGGGTACGACAGCAGGTTGAGGCAGCTACGCCTCTTGATCAGAGGTTGCTGGTCGAGATCGCTACCGGGTTTGAAATTTTGGGAGAGCCGAACGATGCGATCGCACTTTATCGCCAGCTCGCTAATCTAGCGGTAACTGCTGGCAATACGGTCGTGTACCAGGCGTATTTAGAAAAAATTGCTGCCCTTGAAAGTGACTGGTTTCAGTTTGCGGCAGCAGCCACAACCTATCGAGAGCTGTATCAGCTGGTGCAGGGACAGGTTGCACCCCTGAGTGCTCCCTATTTACAGCGAGAAATCGCCAACCTAGAGCAGGCCCAGCAGTTTGAGCAGGCCACCGTAGTCCAGCAGGAGCTGCTGGATCTCTATCAGGCTGGGCAGGTTCTTGAAGTTGTGCCAGAGCTACAGCGGGCGACGGCACAGAATTTTCAAACGGTGGGCAATTTAGAGGCTGCCTCTCGCTATTACCAGGCAGCCTACACCAACGCCATTACCCTAGAGCAGTTTGAGGTTGCCAGTCAGGTCATCGATGAGCTGGCCTTGGTATATCGAACACTCGGCCGTTTAGATGATGTGCTCTACCTATATCAGCAGCGGCTGCTGGTCAACCGTCAGGTCTACGATGCCTACACCATCATGGAAAACTTTGACCAGTTGGGTCAACTCTATGAGGAGCTGGATCAACCAACAGAGGCGGTTGCGGCCTTTCAAGAAGGGCTGATTTTAGCGGCGCATTTGGGTCATCGCCAAAACTATTTTACCGAGCAGATTCGGCGCTTGGCCCCCGAATCGATGATTACTCCGGGCGAGAGTCTGGCCCCAGTAGAAGGGACATCTGAGCCAACGAGCGATCAGCCGTTGCCGTCAACTCTACCGCTAGAAAATTCAGGCCCTCAAAATTCAGGATCTCCAGCAGATGTCTGGCGGCAGTAG
- a CDS encoding protein phosphatase 2C domain-containing protein, which produces MIQCPNPACQAVNDVGQTVCQVCQTPLVRRFLWAVDNDLSAFKRNSLLAERFQVWAPHILLDIRPSRELRSLEELPSSVVPYLRLAAVPLHVPRPFTVLSVPDQPPLLLLEDAPLAANTDSNGQVDVRLLPSLADQWASASPLRQLNWLRQVALLWTALAGAAVEASLLVPDLLRVDGSVLRLLTLRSSGSSLTLVDLGHQWQGLVTTAHPAVRDYLGGLVAQLCDRTLTSATAVEHSLEQAIATLFQTQPVRLETFTLTDQGPSRGRNEDACYPDSGSVTQGTVQAAALPATLSPLVVVCDGIGGHESGNVASQLAIQTMQQQLMPLLQTPALVPAVVTERLKQAVNAANDAIAQRNDQERRQERERMGTTLVAALIYPPYLFIAHLGDSRAYRISAQSCCQITLDDDVAARETRLGYALYRDALNSPNAGALVQALGIGDSGHLQPTVQHFLLDDDSLYLICSDGLSDFERVDAFWFSTIRPAVLGQMPLAQVGQQLVNLANGYNGHDNVTVGLVSLSPQPAQSFTALPAASSTMPAPTAGVATTLQGPTRLVEPAATVLQPTVPVKDRTRRSLWPWLLGLGAIAAALLGFLWWIDQTRPAAQPLQSLRLSRFTATPPLTPTSPLSVTVSVNSFWQVRATPAPGSSAETSLMALQTGAEPSLAAPSAEENVPLIPAGSILKVISRQATPDRNQWVRLQVCSIPSGVSLAETPQETDSEAPTAPVNPAPATLSEQLSQPGEEGWVLEPQLTAAAIALSAATPTQQGVCP; this is translated from the coding sequence GTGATCCAGTGCCCCAACCCTGCCTGTCAGGCGGTTAATGATGTCGGTCAGACAGTTTGTCAGGTCTGCCAAACGCCCCTCGTGCGTCGCTTTCTGTGGGCGGTAGACAATGATTTGTCAGCCTTTAAGCGCAATAGTCTGCTAGCAGAGCGGTTTCAGGTGTGGGCTCCCCACATTCTGTTAGACATTCGGCCCAGTCGAGAACTGCGTTCGCTTGAGGAACTGCCTAGCTCGGTTGTACCCTATTTGCGTCTGGCGGCTGTTCCGCTGCACGTTCCCAGGCCCTTTACGGTGCTGAGTGTGCCTGACCAGCCTCCCCTGCTGCTACTGGAAGATGCGCCTCTAGCTGCCAATACTGACAGCAACGGTCAGGTTGATGTCCGACTCTTGCCCAGCTTGGCCGATCAGTGGGCATCGGCATCGCCTCTGCGCCAGCTAAACTGGCTGCGGCAGGTGGCTCTGCTGTGGACTGCTCTGGCGGGGGCAGCGGTTGAGGCTAGCCTGCTGGTGCCCGATCTGCTGCGGGTTGATGGCTCAGTGCTGCGGCTGCTGACGCTTCGATCCAGTGGGAGCAGCCTAACGCTGGTCGATCTGGGTCACCAGTGGCAGGGGCTGGTAACAACTGCCCATCCGGCTGTGCGAGACTATTTGGGAGGGCTGGTGGCTCAGCTGTGCGATCGCACCCTCACCTCAGCAACAGCGGTCGAACACTCCCTAGAGCAGGCCATCGCCACCCTATTTCAGACTCAGCCCGTGCGGCTAGAGACGTTCACCCTTACCGATCAAGGGCCTAGCCGGGGGCGTAACGAAGATGCCTGCTACCCAGACAGCGGCAGCGTTACCCAGGGGACCGTGCAGGCAGCCGCGTTGCCTGCGACCCTGAGCCCTCTAGTGGTGGTCTGTGACGGCATTGGCGGCCACGAAAGCGGCAACGTAGCCTCCCAGCTAGCCATTCAAACGATGCAGCAGCAGCTTATGCCTCTACTGCAGACGCCCGCCTTGGTGCCTGCAGTTGTGACTGAGCGGTTAAAGCAGGCGGTTAATGCGGCGAACGACGCTATTGCCCAGCGCAATGACCAAGAGCGCCGTCAGGAACGGGAGCGCATGGGCACCACTCTGGTAGCGGCCCTAATCTACCCGCCCTACCTGTTTATTGCCCATCTAGGCGACAGCCGGGCCTACCGGATCAGCGCCCAAAGCTGCTGCCAAATCACTCTAGACGATGATGTGGCGGCCCGCGAGACGCGGTTGGGCTATGCTCTCTACCGCGACGCCTTGAATTCTCCTAATGCTGGGGCTCTCGTGCAGGCTCTGGGGATTGGTGATTCAGGTCACCTGCAGCCTACAGTGCAGCACTTTTTGCTGGATGACGACAGCCTGTATTTGATCTGCTCAGACGGATTAAGTGATTTTGAGCGGGTTGATGCATTCTGGTTCTCGACCATTCGTCCGGCGGTGCTGGGGCAGATGCCGCTGGCTCAGGTCGGGCAGCAGCTAGTTAACCTGGCCAACGGCTATAACGGTCACGACAATGTAACGGTAGGCTTAGTTTCCCTATCGCCGCAGCCCGCTCAGTCTTTTACGGCCTTACCAGCAGCTTCATCAACCATGCCTGCTCCAACGGCGGGCGTGGCTACGACACTTCAAGGTCCAACCCGGCTGGTGGAGCCAGCGGCTACGGTGCTGCAGCCAACCGTCCCTGTCAAAGACCGAACCCGGCGTAGCCTCTGGCCCTGGCTGCTAGGGTTAGGTGCGATCGCAGCTGCCTTGCTAGGCTTCCTATGGTGGATAGACCAGACTCGACCAGCCGCCCAGCCACTTCAGTCGCTCCGGCTATCGCGGTTTACGGCCACCCCTCCGCTAACCCCCACTTCCCCGCTGTCGGTTACAGTTTCGGTTAATTCCTTCTGGCAGGTCCGCGCTACGCCAGCGCCAGGCAGTAGCGCTGAAACGAGTCTAATGGCCCTACAAACGGGAGCCGAGCCGAGCTTGGCAGCGCCATCGGCCGAGGAGAATGTGCCGCTGATTCCGGCAGGCAGTATCCTGAAAGTTATCAGCCGCCAGGCGACGCCAGACCGCAATCAATGGGTGCGTCTTCAGGTGTGTTCGATTCCATCGGGAGTGTCGCTGGCTGAAACACCTCAAGAGACAGATTCAGAGGCTCCGACAGCACCGGTCAATCCGGCTCCGGCTACCCTTTCGGAACAGCTGTCGCAGCCCGGTGAAGAGGGCTGGGTTTTAGAGCCCCAGCTCACTGCTGCTGCCATTGCTCTGTCTGCGGCTACCCCAACGCAGCAGGGAGTTTGTCCTTAG
- a CDS encoding lysophospholipid acyltransferase family protein: MNKGTDEQATSTAEHSDITLLLTPAVLERVRQGVDAARHPEVRKHIQEALDEIGAIAEGKPDPRVSGSFRRWVMRRWLKALFRIRIENPEYIPREPVVLVGNHLGHIDPFLLLAVVPPTPYYYILGDARTLYNQRWKRWLAGWAGGVIPLERWWKEELAVIAAAKAGQDDLKPLANDIEQHVPNGSSIQQLRQIDESVQAILKRGDSLLLFPEGRLGSQEGQLHLPLKRGTVIYAIRSGVPIVPVALIGTQNLYFRKTLTVRFGKPLPLGQSKRPKRQEIDAALAQVEQALLALLPAQYQEPAGIKLFQGWLNHLFW, from the coding sequence ATGAACAAGGGAACAGATGAGCAGGCGACTTCCACAGCGGAGCATTCTGACATCACCCTGTTGTTAACCCCAGCAGTTTTAGAGCGAGTTCGCCAGGGGGTTGATGCCGCCCGCCATCCAGAAGTTCGCAAACATATTCAGGAAGCCTTAGACGAAATTGGGGCTATTGCCGAGGGTAAGCCCGATCCAAGGGTAAGCGGCTCTTTCCGCCGTTGGGTTATGCGTCGGTGGCTCAAGGCCCTATTTCGAATTCGAATCGAAAATCCTGAATATATCCCCCGAGAGCCAGTCGTTCTGGTGGGAAACCATTTGGGCCACATCGACCCCTTTTTGCTGCTGGCCGTAGTGCCGCCTACCCCCTACTACTACATCCTGGGCGATGCCCGCACTCTCTACAACCAACGCTGGAAGCGCTGGCTAGCTGGCTGGGCTGGGGGAGTGATTCCTCTAGAGCGGTGGTGGAAGGAAGAACTAGCGGTTATCGCCGCTGCTAAAGCTGGTCAAGACGACTTGAAGCCTCTTGCTAACGACATTGAGCAGCACGTCCCCAACGGCAGCTCAATTCAACAGTTGCGGCAGATTGACGAATCTGTTCAAGCCATTCTCAAGCGGGGAGACAGCCTATTGCTGTTTCCCGAGGGACGTTTGGGCAGTCAGGAAGGACAGCTACATTTGCCGCTTAAGCGGGGTACGGTGATCTATGCAATCCGCTCGGGAGTTCCCATCGTGCCGGTTGCCCTGATTGGTACCCAAAACCTTTACTTCCGTAAAACGCTGACGGTGCGCTTTGGCAAACCTCTACCATTGGGTCAAAGCAAGCGCCCCAAGCGCCAGGAGATTGATGCAGCGCTGGCCCAAGTAGAGCAAGCGCTACTAGCGTTGCTGCCTGCCCAGTATCAGGAGCCCGCAGGCATCAAGCTGTTTCAAGGCTGGCTCAATCATTTGTTCTGGTAA